Proteins from a single region of Sesamum indicum cultivar Zhongzhi No. 13 linkage group LG5, S_indicum_v1.0, whole genome shotgun sequence:
- the LOC105162709 gene encoding putative disease resistance RPP13-like protein 1 isoform X1: MDDKLPEDRSTPFSGSIHSHPELSSQATRGNTCASFQYDENQKSLCLASRQSTITEEVNADSLERYSFELEEKIRDKDVSAGHSYVGAKEDEGKAKEIRREAKLEVSTDVVLRNEKYLKDFILFCSIFPSDYEFTKDMLVWQWIAEGLINLGEDEIMEGESIRCFDTLLKLGYIMPAGYNHRIDQMKYRVGEEKVNAFIQKQQYLEPKFQKYLDTEEITDSLKVDRLSLAFKEIDCINFWTSKHCGQLKMLSIHRCYGSKMKNLLPSDLFLKLQALKILNLSHTDIMALPSSVENLKALQCLDMYATPIMGLPESMRCLSNLRTLNLDGCLSLRTLPKCTSMLINLRHLVLDVVGQLQSMPAGIGKLSKLRTLRAFLVGEDEGSRIGELKDMNKLKGSLLISNLENVSTKEEAAEAYLCNKQDLKKIELQWSDLQDNKNPDEEEILESLQPPLGIEELKIFFYSGGVLPSWISNPSFTEVVSITLYKCRYCDTLPPLGELPALKFLSILEMNEVVEINSLFCRRNQITNQHRHVAFPKLEKLSFDSMAKLEKWTGVVNGDFPYLRHLIIAHCGELVVLPFLSHLNSLLHVEIINCPQLSCLPEGGLPPTLELLMIKDCPKLKERCCNDQCDDWPKVARIPAFYINNQKVSVCRDSAEISEMIA, from the exons ATGGATGATAAATTGCCGGAAGATCGATCCACTCCTTTCAGTG GATCAATTCATTCCCATCCAGAATTGAGCAGCCAGGCTACTAGAGGCAATACATGTGCAAGTTTTCAATATGACGAGAATCAGAAG AGTCTTTGCTTGGCTTCAAGGCAAAGCACCATTACTGAAGAAGTTAATGCAGATTCCCTCGAAAGGTATTCGTTTGAACTAGAGGAGAAAATAAGGGATAAAGATGTTTCTGCAGGCCATTCTTATGTAGGAGCAAAAGAAGATGAAGGGAAAGCAAAGGAAATTAGGCGTGAGGCAAAGTTGGAAGTATCTACAGACGTGGTATTGCGTAATGAAAAGTACTTGAaagatttcattttgttttgctCAATATTTCCATCTGATTATGAATTCACTAAGGATATGTTAGTTTGGCAATGGATAGCTGAAGGTTTGATAAATTTGGGAGAAGATGAAATAATGGAAGGAGAATCTATCCGGTGCTTTGACACTTTGTTGAAGTTGGGTTACATTATGCCAGCTGGATATAATCATCGCATTGACCAAATGAAGTATAGAGTTGGTGAAGAAAAGGTGAATGCTTTCATTCAAAAGCAACAGTACTTAGAACCTAAGTTTCAGAAATATTTGGACACTGAAGAGATCACTGATTCGCTCAAAGTTGACCGCTTGTCTTTGGCCTTTAAGgaaattgattgcattaatttTTGGACTAGCAAACATTGTGGCCAACTGAAGATGCTGAGTATTCATCGCTGTTATGGgtctaaaatgaaaaatcttctACCATCCGATCTTTTCTTGAAGTTGCAGGCcttaaagattttaaatttgagtCACACAGACATAATGGCACTACCAAGTTctgttgaaaatttgaaggCATTGCAATGTCTTGACATGTATGCGACACCAATTATGGGTTTGCCTGAGTCCATGCGTTGCCTTAGCAATTTGCGGACTTTAAACCTCGATGGTTGTTTGAGCCTCAGGACATTGCCCAAATGCACGAGTATGTTGATTAACCTGCGGCATTTGGTTCTTGATGTTGTGGGCCAGTTGCAGTCGATGCCTGCAGGGATTGGAAAATTATCCAAACTACGCACACTAAGGGCATTTTTGGTCGGAGAGGATGAAGGTAGTCGCATAGGAGAGCTGAAGGACATGAACAAGCTGAAAGGATCACTTCTTATATCAAATCTTGAGAATGTTTCAACCAAGGAAGAGGCTGCAGAGGCTTACCTTTGTAACAAACAGGACCTTAAAAAGATCGAATTGCAGTGGAGTGATCTTCAAGATAACAAGAACCCAGATGAAGAGGAAATCTTGGAGTCTCTTCAACCCCCTCTCGGAATCGAGGAGTTGAAAATATTCTTCTACAGTGGTGGAGTGCTTCCTTCTTGGATATCTAATCCATCATTCACTGAGGTGGTTAGTATAACCCTTTACAAGTGCAGATATTGCGATACCCTACCGCCGCTTGGGGAATTGCCAGCTCTGAAATTCCTCTCTATCCTTGAAATGAATGAGGTCGTAGAAATCAACAGTCTCTTCTGTCGCAGGAATCAAATTACTAATCAGCATCGTCATGTCGCATTTCCTAAGCTCGAAAAACTATCATTTGATTCGATGGCCAAACTAGAAAAATGGACAGGGGTCGTGAATGGGGACTTCCCTTATCTCCGTCACCTCATTATAGCACATTGTGGAGAACTGGTTGTTCTTCCGTTTCTTTCACATCTGAACTCCCTTTTGCATGTGGAAATAATTAACTGCCCACAACTCTCATGTTTGCCTGAAGGTGGATTGCCTCCCACACTTGAACTTTTGATGATTAAAGATTGTCCAAAGCTAAAAGAGAGGTGTTGTAACGACCAATGCGACGATTGGCCTAAGGTTGCTCGTATTCCTGCATTTTATATCAACAATCAGAAGGTTTCTGT TTGCAGAGATTCAGCAGAGATTAGCGAGATGATTGCGTAG
- the LOC105162709 gene encoding putative disease resistance RPP13-like protein 1 isoform X2 codes for MDDKLPEDRSTPFSGSIHSHPELSSQATRGNTCASFQYDENQKSLCLASRQSTITEEVNADSLERYSFELEEKIRDKDVSAGHSYVGAKEDEGKAKEIRREAKLEVSTDVVLRNEKYLKDFILFCSIFPSDYEFTKDMLVWQWIAEGLINLGEDEIMEGESIRCFDTLLKLGYIMPAGYNHRIDQMKYRVGEEKVNAFIQKQQYLEPKFQKYLDTEEITDSLKVDRLSLAFKEIDCINFWTSKHCGQLKMLSIHRCYGSKMKNLLPSDLFLKLQALKILNLSHTDIMALPSSVENLKALQCLDMYATPIMGLPESMRCLSNLRTLNLDGCLSLRTLPKCTSMLINLRHLVLDVVGQLQSMPAGIGKLSKLRTLRAFLVGEDEGSRIGELKDMNKLKGSLLISNLENVSTKEEAAEAYLCNKQDLKKIELQWSDLQDNKNPDEEEILESLQPPLGIEELKIFFYSGGVLPSWISNPSFTEVVSITLYKCRYCDTLPPLGELPALKFLSILEMNEVVEINSLFCRRNQITNQHRHVAFPKLEKLSFDSMAKLEKWTGVVNGDFPYLRHLIIAHCGELVVLPFLSHLNSLLHVEIINCPQLSCLPEGGLPPTLELLMIKDCPKLKERCCNDQCDDWPKVARIPAFYINNQKVSVDSAEISEMIA; via the exons ATGGATGATAAATTGCCGGAAGATCGATCCACTCCTTTCAGTG GATCAATTCATTCCCATCCAGAATTGAGCAGCCAGGCTACTAGAGGCAATACATGTGCAAGTTTTCAATATGACGAGAATCAGAAG AGTCTTTGCTTGGCTTCAAGGCAAAGCACCATTACTGAAGAAGTTAATGCAGATTCCCTCGAAAGGTATTCGTTTGAACTAGAGGAGAAAATAAGGGATAAAGATGTTTCTGCAGGCCATTCTTATGTAGGAGCAAAAGAAGATGAAGGGAAAGCAAAGGAAATTAGGCGTGAGGCAAAGTTGGAAGTATCTACAGACGTGGTATTGCGTAATGAAAAGTACTTGAaagatttcattttgttttgctCAATATTTCCATCTGATTATGAATTCACTAAGGATATGTTAGTTTGGCAATGGATAGCTGAAGGTTTGATAAATTTGGGAGAAGATGAAATAATGGAAGGAGAATCTATCCGGTGCTTTGACACTTTGTTGAAGTTGGGTTACATTATGCCAGCTGGATATAATCATCGCATTGACCAAATGAAGTATAGAGTTGGTGAAGAAAAGGTGAATGCTTTCATTCAAAAGCAACAGTACTTAGAACCTAAGTTTCAGAAATATTTGGACACTGAAGAGATCACTGATTCGCTCAAAGTTGACCGCTTGTCTTTGGCCTTTAAGgaaattgattgcattaatttTTGGACTAGCAAACATTGTGGCCAACTGAAGATGCTGAGTATTCATCGCTGTTATGGgtctaaaatgaaaaatcttctACCATCCGATCTTTTCTTGAAGTTGCAGGCcttaaagattttaaatttgagtCACACAGACATAATGGCACTACCAAGTTctgttgaaaatttgaaggCATTGCAATGTCTTGACATGTATGCGACACCAATTATGGGTTTGCCTGAGTCCATGCGTTGCCTTAGCAATTTGCGGACTTTAAACCTCGATGGTTGTTTGAGCCTCAGGACATTGCCCAAATGCACGAGTATGTTGATTAACCTGCGGCATTTGGTTCTTGATGTTGTGGGCCAGTTGCAGTCGATGCCTGCAGGGATTGGAAAATTATCCAAACTACGCACACTAAGGGCATTTTTGGTCGGAGAGGATGAAGGTAGTCGCATAGGAGAGCTGAAGGACATGAACAAGCTGAAAGGATCACTTCTTATATCAAATCTTGAGAATGTTTCAACCAAGGAAGAGGCTGCAGAGGCTTACCTTTGTAACAAACAGGACCTTAAAAAGATCGAATTGCAGTGGAGTGATCTTCAAGATAACAAGAACCCAGATGAAGAGGAAATCTTGGAGTCTCTTCAACCCCCTCTCGGAATCGAGGAGTTGAAAATATTCTTCTACAGTGGTGGAGTGCTTCCTTCTTGGATATCTAATCCATCATTCACTGAGGTGGTTAGTATAACCCTTTACAAGTGCAGATATTGCGATACCCTACCGCCGCTTGGGGAATTGCCAGCTCTGAAATTCCTCTCTATCCTTGAAATGAATGAGGTCGTAGAAATCAACAGTCTCTTCTGTCGCAGGAATCAAATTACTAATCAGCATCGTCATGTCGCATTTCCTAAGCTCGAAAAACTATCATTTGATTCGATGGCCAAACTAGAAAAATGGACAGGGGTCGTGAATGGGGACTTCCCTTATCTCCGTCACCTCATTATAGCACATTGTGGAGAACTGGTTGTTCTTCCGTTTCTTTCACATCTGAACTCCCTTTTGCATGTGGAAATAATTAACTGCCCACAACTCTCATGTTTGCCTGAAGGTGGATTGCCTCCCACACTTGAACTTTTGATGATTAAAGATTGTCCAAAGCTAAAAGAGAGGTGTTGTAACGACCAATGCGACGATTGGCCTAAGGTTGCTCGTATTCCTGCATTTTATATCAACAATCAGAAGGTTTCTGT AGATTCAGCAGAGATTAGCGAGATGATTGCGTAG
- the LOC105162709 gene encoding putative disease resistance RPP13-like protein 1 isoform X3, which yields MDDKLPEDRSTPFSGSIHSHPELSSQATRGNTCASFQYDENQKSLCLASRQSTITEEVNADSLERYSFELEEKIRDKDVSAGHSYVGAKEDEGKAKEIRREAKLEVSTDVVLRNEKYLKDFILFCSIFPSDYEFTKDMLVWQWIAEGLINLGEDEIMEGESIRCFDTLLKLGYIMPAGYNHRIDQMKYRVGEEKVNAFIQKQQYLEPKFQKYLDTEEITDSLKVDRLSLAFKEIDCINFWTSKHCGQLKMLSIHRCYGSKMKNLLPSDLFLKLQALKILNLSHTDIMALPSSVENLKALQCLDMYATPIMGLPESMRCLSNLRTLNLDGCLSLRTLPKCTSMLINLRHLVLDVVGQLQSMPAGIGKLSKLRTLRAFLVGEDEGSRIGELKDMNKLKGSLLISNLENVSTKEEAAEAYLCNKQDLKKIELQWSDLQDNKNPDEEEILESLQPPLGIEELKIFFYSGGVLPSWISNPSFTEVVSITLYKCRYCDTLPPLGELPALKFLSILEMNEVVEINSLFCRRNQITNQHRHVAFPKLEKLSFDSMAKLEKWTGVVNGDFPYLRHLIIAHCGELVVLPFLSHLNSLLHVEIINCPQLSCLPEGGLPPTLELLMIKDCPKLKERCCNDQCDDWPKVARIPAFYINNQKVSV from the exons ATGGATGATAAATTGCCGGAAGATCGATCCACTCCTTTCAGTG GATCAATTCATTCCCATCCAGAATTGAGCAGCCAGGCTACTAGAGGCAATACATGTGCAAGTTTTCAATATGACGAGAATCAGAAG AGTCTTTGCTTGGCTTCAAGGCAAAGCACCATTACTGAAGAAGTTAATGCAGATTCCCTCGAAAGGTATTCGTTTGAACTAGAGGAGAAAATAAGGGATAAAGATGTTTCTGCAGGCCATTCTTATGTAGGAGCAAAAGAAGATGAAGGGAAAGCAAAGGAAATTAGGCGTGAGGCAAAGTTGGAAGTATCTACAGACGTGGTATTGCGTAATGAAAAGTACTTGAaagatttcattttgttttgctCAATATTTCCATCTGATTATGAATTCACTAAGGATATGTTAGTTTGGCAATGGATAGCTGAAGGTTTGATAAATTTGGGAGAAGATGAAATAATGGAAGGAGAATCTATCCGGTGCTTTGACACTTTGTTGAAGTTGGGTTACATTATGCCAGCTGGATATAATCATCGCATTGACCAAATGAAGTATAGAGTTGGTGAAGAAAAGGTGAATGCTTTCATTCAAAAGCAACAGTACTTAGAACCTAAGTTTCAGAAATATTTGGACACTGAAGAGATCACTGATTCGCTCAAAGTTGACCGCTTGTCTTTGGCCTTTAAGgaaattgattgcattaatttTTGGACTAGCAAACATTGTGGCCAACTGAAGATGCTGAGTATTCATCGCTGTTATGGgtctaaaatgaaaaatcttctACCATCCGATCTTTTCTTGAAGTTGCAGGCcttaaagattttaaatttgagtCACACAGACATAATGGCACTACCAAGTTctgttgaaaatttgaaggCATTGCAATGTCTTGACATGTATGCGACACCAATTATGGGTTTGCCTGAGTCCATGCGTTGCCTTAGCAATTTGCGGACTTTAAACCTCGATGGTTGTTTGAGCCTCAGGACATTGCCCAAATGCACGAGTATGTTGATTAACCTGCGGCATTTGGTTCTTGATGTTGTGGGCCAGTTGCAGTCGATGCCTGCAGGGATTGGAAAATTATCCAAACTACGCACACTAAGGGCATTTTTGGTCGGAGAGGATGAAGGTAGTCGCATAGGAGAGCTGAAGGACATGAACAAGCTGAAAGGATCACTTCTTATATCAAATCTTGAGAATGTTTCAACCAAGGAAGAGGCTGCAGAGGCTTACCTTTGTAACAAACAGGACCTTAAAAAGATCGAATTGCAGTGGAGTGATCTTCAAGATAACAAGAACCCAGATGAAGAGGAAATCTTGGAGTCTCTTCAACCCCCTCTCGGAATCGAGGAGTTGAAAATATTCTTCTACAGTGGTGGAGTGCTTCCTTCTTGGATATCTAATCCATCATTCACTGAGGTGGTTAGTATAACCCTTTACAAGTGCAGATATTGCGATACCCTACCGCCGCTTGGGGAATTGCCAGCTCTGAAATTCCTCTCTATCCTTGAAATGAATGAGGTCGTAGAAATCAACAGTCTCTTCTGTCGCAGGAATCAAATTACTAATCAGCATCGTCATGTCGCATTTCCTAAGCTCGAAAAACTATCATTTGATTCGATGGCCAAACTAGAAAAATGGACAGGGGTCGTGAATGGGGACTTCCCTTATCTCCGTCACCTCATTATAGCACATTGTGGAGAACTGGTTGTTCTTCCGTTTCTTTCACATCTGAACTCCCTTTTGCATGTGGAAATAATTAACTGCCCACAACTCTCATGTTTGCCTGAAGGTGGATTGCCTCCCACACTTGAACTTTTGATGATTAAAGATTGTCCAAAGCTAAAAGAGAGGTGTTGTAACGACCAATGCGACGATTGGCCTAAGGTTGCTCGTATTCCTGCATTTTATATCAACAATCAGAAGGTTTCTGTGTAA